A window of Kineococcus sp. NBC_00420 genomic DNA:
CTCCTTCGTCCAGTGGCGGCTGGGTCGTCTCGCCCTGGCGGGAGTCGCGTTCTTTCTTCACCCACTTGCCTAACGTCATCTCGTGTACGCCGATGTTGCGGGCGACCTCGGCGATGGATCGGTGGTCGTCCAGGACGCAGGCTATCGCTTGAGTCTTGTACTCATCGGTGAAGTGCCGGCGGGTCGAACCCATTGTTGGTGCCTGCTTTCATGTCAGGCAGCCAATCCGAGTGTCCACCGAACCGGGAACGGTCCAGCCGTCCGCGGTCAGGCCAACGGCCTGTGCGGAGCAGCCTTCCCCGGACGACTGCACCTGTTCACCGGCCTGCACACCGGCGACGTCCCCCTGCGTATGGAGTTACACGAGAAAGCCCCAACCGTGGACCTTGACTGGGAGGAGGTCGTCGAAGCCACCTTGGTCACCGAGCCCGGCCCGTACTGGCTCAGCACCTTCAACTGGTGGCAGGAGCTGGAGACACCAGATGCCGGGACCTATCGCGTCCGTTGGTCGGCCAACGGCATGGACGAAGCTCACGACCTCACTCGACTGTCCGGCGAGCCAGCCCGCGACAGGTACCTGCTGCAGCTGTGGCCGGCTCCAGCTGCCCCTGACGTAGTGATCCGCCAGCACGCGCGCATCGCTGAGCAGTACCACCGGTCAGCCACTCAGCCCCCGTCTCGCTAGGCCTCACTGCACCGCCCCCGAGGGCGGTGCGTACATGCGCTCTACAACGCGCAGGCGCACGGTCATCCCGCAGTGCGCGCGGGCGCTCAGAAAAGTTTGAAGCAAGCGGCGGTCACGAAGGCGACACCGAAGGTGCCGAACATGATGATCTTGCCGGTGCGGCTTGTAGGACTCCAACCGCCTCCGGGAGAGGGATCCCAAGGCATCAGCTACCGCACCTCACTTCTTGCGCCGAGCGAAGCGCGCTGCGGCTCCTGCAAGGATGATCACCAGGACCACGATGAAGGCAATGGCGCCAAACGACCCACCGCCGCTGGTCGGGTCCACGTAGTCCTCCAGAGATCACGAGACCCGCAGGCTACTGCTGGACCCCATTTAGAGCTCGCCGCAGAGGCAGCGGCGTACTCCGGATGGGGCCACTAACGCACGATCATTTCGCGATGCGCGTGAAGCGCATGGTCATCCCGCCGTCCATGCGGGCGGTAGCCGCCAGGCCGCAACGTGACCAAGGTCAGGGGTGGCCTACTTCCGACGGCGAGAGCGTTCGATCAGGACGCCCACCACGATGACGACGGCCACCAGCACGACCCCCAGCCAGCCCGGGATGGACCCGCCATGACCGCCCACTTCGTCCCCCAAGAGTGCTCCAGCCCGCTTGATCGCCTCCGACGATCTCACGGTCACCCCGCTGGCCAGAACGTTCTAGACGCCACAGCTCACCAGGAAGAGCAAGCCCCACCACCGTTCGGAGCCTGGTGTAACCACCGGCACCCCTGCGGACACTAGGCAGTGTGGACACCCGCACCGAGGACACCTTGTGGGCCGCCGCCCGTAACGGCGACGGTGATGCCTTCGGCGTCCTCTTCGACCGTCACCACCCCCGGGTCCACCGCCACGCCACCCGCCTGCTGACTTCGCGCGCAGACGCCGAAGACGTCACCGCCTCGACCTTCCTCGAAGCCTGGCGCCGCCGTGACCACGTGCGCCTGGTCAACGCCTCCGTCCTGCCCTGGCTGCTGGTCACCACCACCAACCTCGCCCGCAACACCCACCGCGGCGCCCGCCGCTATCGCGACTTCCTACAACGCCTACCGCGCGAGGCCACCGTGCCCGACGCCGCCGAGACCGCCCTGTCCGGACCTCTCAGCCTCGATGGGCAGTTGAACGCGGCCTTGGCCACCCTGCGCCCGATCGACCAGCAGCTCATCAGCCTCGTCGTCCTCGAAGACGTCACCCTCACCGACGCCGCGACCGTCCTGGGTCTCACCCCCGGAGCGGCCAAGACCCGCATGCACCGCGCTAACGCCCGACTGCGGGCCGCCCTTGGCGATCCCCCCTCTCCCGCTCACCTCCATCCCGCGTCTGAAGGGCAGCACTCATGAGCGATCCGCAGCTGAACTCTTCCCTGGACTTGCCGCTGGATCCCGTCTTCCGCGACGCCCTGCGCAAGGAGCTCGTCCGCACTGTCGACACCACACCAGCGCCCCGGCCGCCCCGCCGATGGACACAGCGCTGGACACGGCGACGGACCCGGCGCTGGACGCGGCGGCGCACGCTCACCCTCAGCGCAGTCCTGCTCGTGGGCCTCGGGGGCGGCGGGGCCGCGGTCGCCACCGGCGCCCTGCCCCTACCCGGGGCCGACCAGGTCGTCCTGCACGGACCGGCCAGCACCGTCGTCCACACCGGCCCCGCCACCGTCGACCTCGGAGATCGACCCGCAGGCACCACCAGCGTCGAACTGGTCTTGACCTGCCTGAGCCCGGGTGGTTTCTCCTTCGCGGACGGGGCGGGCATGACGTGCTCAGCTGAAGACGTCGCGCGAGAAGGTGGAGCGGGCGGTGCTGGCTACACCCTGGCCTTGAAACCAGGCCAGACGTCCACCCAGATCACCGCGGCCGCTGGCACCCGCTGGTCGCTGACCAGCACCTACTCCACCCACACCCCCACCGACTGGGCCACCAACGCCAACGGCGACACCTACGGCGTTACCAAGGACTGCGGGGGTCAATTCGTCGTACAGGTCGACGGATGCGAACCCGACCTGGTCGCAGTAGTGGCCAGCAACGGCCAACAGGGATACGCCTACAACACCGACCTCAACCCCCAACCAACCTTCACCTCACCCGCCGATGCCCTGGCCTGGCAGAAGTCCAACCCACCTGCAGCGCACACCATCCCCGTCTACACCTCCGACGGGGTCACCGTCATCGGTGAATTTCAGACCGGCTGACCCAGCACATGGTCGTACCGCGGTCCGGGGCTGCGGCCGTCGACGACGTCGCGCGCATATTGAAATCGCTGGGAGCGAGATGAAGCAGGGCGATCATCCGCC
This region includes:
- a CDS encoding transposase produces the protein MGSTRRHFTDEYKTQAIACVLDDHRSIAEVARNIGVHEMTLGKWVKKERDSRQGETTQPPLDEGERRTRTPPRRESATADGS
- a CDS encoding RNA polymerase sigma factor; the encoded protein is MDTRTEDTLWAAARNGDGDAFGVLFDRHHPRVHRHATRLLTSRADAEDVTASTFLEAWRRRDHVRLVNASVLPWLLVTTTNLARNTHRGARRYRDFLQRLPREATVPDAAETALSGPLSLDGQLNAALATLRPIDQQLISLVVLEDVTLTDAATVLGLTPGAAKTRMHRANARLRAALGDPPSPAHLHPASEGQHS